One segment of Neobacillus endophyticus DNA contains the following:
- the gndA gene encoding NADP-dependent phosphogluconate dehydrogenase, with translation MAKQQIGVVGVGVMGRSLALNFESKGFSVAVYDISAEKVNEILEHNKGKNIIGTANTEEFVQSLESPRKIMLMVNAGVITDKAIQSLVPYLDKGDILIDGGNTFFQDTIRRNKELAEKGILFIGAGVSGGEEGALKGPAIMPSGQKEAYEAAGPLLTEISAKVNGDPCCTYIGPDGAGHYVKMVHNGIEYGDMQLICESYHLMKSILGLSVEELHHVFQEWNKGELDSYLIEITADIFTKMDPETGKPLVDVILDTAGQKGTGKWTSQSALDLGVPLSMITESVFSRFLSAMKEERVKASKLLKGPSENKFIGTKQEFIELIRKTLYFSKIISYAQGFSQFKVASEEYKWNLKPGEIAKIFRGGCIIRAGFLQNIMDAYDRNPNLENLLLDTYFQSITADYQNAAREVVATAIKAGIPVPGLSSALAYYDSYRSEVLPANLLQAQRDYFGAHTYQRIDKEGTFHTEWID, from the coding sequence TTGGCAAAGCAGCAAATTGGCGTTGTCGGTGTCGGCGTAATGGGTAGAAGCCTTGCATTAAACTTTGAAAGCAAAGGGTTCTCCGTGGCTGTTTACGACATATCTGCAGAAAAAGTAAATGAGATTCTCGAGCATAATAAAGGAAAAAATATAATTGGAACTGCGAACACTGAAGAGTTTGTTCAATCCTTAGAGTCTCCACGCAAAATTATGTTAATGGTAAATGCAGGAGTGATTACGGATAAAGCAATTCAATCACTTGTTCCATATTTGGACAAAGGAGATATTTTAATTGATGGCGGAAATACCTTTTTCCAAGACACGATCCGCCGAAATAAAGAACTTGCTGAAAAGGGGATCCTCTTTATCGGCGCTGGTGTATCCGGCGGTGAAGAAGGAGCGCTGAAAGGTCCAGCAATTATGCCGAGTGGTCAAAAAGAAGCGTATGAAGCAGCCGGTCCGCTGTTGACGGAAATTTCAGCAAAAGTAAACGGAGATCCATGTTGTACATATATTGGACCAGATGGTGCCGGGCACTATGTGAAAATGGTTCATAATGGAATCGAATATGGGGACATGCAGCTTATTTGCGAATCCTACCATTTAATGAAATCGATCCTTGGCTTATCTGTTGAAGAATTGCATCATGTTTTCCAAGAATGGAACAAGGGTGAGCTTGATAGCTACCTGATTGAAATTACGGCAGATATTTTTACAAAAATGGATCCGGAAACAGGCAAGCCGTTGGTGGATGTCATTCTTGATACTGCAGGACAAAAGGGAACTGGAAAATGGACTAGCCAAAGTGCCCTTGATTTAGGTGTTCCATTATCAATGATTACCGAGTCAGTATTTTCACGTTTCCTTTCTGCGATGAAAGAAGAACGTGTAAAGGCCAGCAAATTGTTAAAAGGGCCTAGTGAAAATAAATTTATTGGAACGAAACAAGAATTTATTGAACTAATTCGCAAAACTCTATATTTCAGCAAAATCATATCTTATGCTCAAGGTTTTTCACAATTTAAGGTTGCTTCCGAGGAATATAAATGGAATTTGAAACCAGGGGAAATTGCGAAGATTTTCCGAGGCGGTTGTATTATTCGTGCAGGATTCCTGCAAAATATAATGGATGCCTATGATCGCAACCCGAACTTGGAAAACCTATTGCTTGATACGTATTTCCAATCAATTACCGCTGATTACCAAAATGCAGCAAGGGAAGTTGTGGCTACTGCCATTAAAGCGGGAATTCCTGTTCCAGGTCTTTCAAGCGCTCTCGCTTACTATGACAGCTATCGCTCAGAAGTTCTGCCTGCCAATCTTCTACAAGCGCAAAGGGATTATTTTGGCGCACACACCTATCAGCGCATCGACAAAGAAGGAACCTTCCATACGGAATGGATTGACTAA
- a CDS encoding DUF6044 family protein, with translation MFVNSKQERRWILFSLVVLAVYLSPLLILQENAHIRIHDNLDSNLAWYKVLAKSGQLFGSLNGAIPQIINGILPRNAFGTEFSIMIWLYTLLPTMTAYALSQVLTRVTAFLGMYVLLKKHMLPDERWLPLNILTALAFSLTPFWPSGMLSTLGMPLALWAFLSIRKGEGSWKHFLVLTLLPFYSSMVLGFFFFLSAMGIFWLLDVIRGKGWSIPFLFSVGYMTSIYMLVEYRLMYSFLVRNEPNSRDEYFHTYMPFWGAVRLAEKNFIFGHTHVMTVHTWFILPALLLAFYLVCTKKLWRQEKIFVSLLALNMVLSFWYAFWFYEGWLPVTKKFHFLDTFNFARYHFLRPLIIYVSFALALKIISLQSIRWAQMAKGLAALQILLLGIYNDEIVYHNKPTVKQFYAQELFKEIKKHIALPQDQYRVASIGIHPAVAQYNGFYTLDTYNNFYPLSYKHKFRKIIEKELAKNKIIRRYFDQWGGRCYILSGELGKRGQMFKKESKRHLKHLDLNTKVFKKMGGRYIFSALPIDNAVENRLSLDKVFVSKTSAWKIYLYRAM, from the coding sequence GTGTTTGTTAACTCAAAACAAGAGCGTCGTTGGATCCTATTTTCCTTAGTTGTTCTTGCGGTCTATCTTTCTCCCCTATTAATCCTTCAAGAAAATGCACATATTCGAATACACGATAATTTAGATTCTAATTTGGCCTGGTATAAGGTGCTGGCCAAAAGCGGCCAATTATTTGGCAGCCTTAACGGAGCTATACCGCAAATTATAAATGGGATCTTGCCCAGAAATGCTTTCGGGACAGAATTTAGTATCATGATTTGGCTTTATACGCTGTTGCCAACCATGACGGCTTATGCACTGAGTCAAGTCTTAACAAGGGTGACAGCTTTCCTCGGAATGTATGTATTATTAAAAAAACATATGCTTCCGGATGAAAGATGGCTGCCGCTAAACATCTTAACTGCACTCGCGTTTTCATTAACTCCTTTTTGGCCTTCAGGAATGCTTAGTACATTAGGGATGCCCCTGGCTTTATGGGCATTCCTATCCATACGTAAAGGCGAAGGATCATGGAAACATTTTCTTGTACTGACATTACTACCGTTTTACTCGAGTATGGTATTAGGATTTTTCTTCTTTTTAAGTGCTATGGGAATCTTTTGGCTGTTAGATGTCATCAGGGGAAAAGGGTGGAGCATCCCGTTTTTGTTTTCGGTTGGTTATATGACGTCCATTTATATGCTGGTGGAGTATCGGTTAATGTACTCGTTTTTAGTTAGAAATGAGCCGAACAGCCGGGATGAATATTTCCATACCTATATGCCTTTTTGGGGAGCGGTAAGACTGGCTGAGAAAAATTTTATTTTTGGACATACCCATGTAATGACCGTTCATACATGGTTTATACTGCCTGCACTTCTGCTTGCTTTTTATTTGGTTTGTACTAAAAAGCTCTGGAGGCAGGAGAAAATTTTTGTGAGTTTATTGGCACTGAATATGGTGCTCTCATTCTGGTATGCATTTTGGTTTTACGAGGGCTGGCTGCCCGTAACTAAGAAGTTTCATTTTTTAGATACATTTAATTTTGCCCGCTACCACTTTTTAAGACCCCTTATCATCTATGTCAGTTTTGCATTGGCATTAAAAATCATTTCACTTCAAAGTATCAGATGGGCGCAGATGGCTAAGGGGCTGGCCGCGTTGCAAATTTTGCTATTGGGGATATATAACGATGAAATTGTTTATCACAATAAACCGACAGTCAAGCAATTTTACGCCCAAGAATTATTTAAAGAGATTAAGAAGCACATCGCCCTGCCACAGGATCAGTATCGAGTTGCCAGCATCGGTATTCACCCTGCTGTCGCCCAGTATAATGGCTTTTATACCCTTGATACCTATAATAATTTTTATCCGCTAAGCTATAAACATAAGTTTAGAAAAATTATCGAAAAGGAGCTGGCAAAAAACAAAATAATTCGAAGGTACTTTGATCAGTGGGGCGGCCGCTGTTACATTTTATCAGGAGAACTAGGGAAAAGGGGCCAGATGTTTAAAAAAGAATCAAAAAGGCATTTAAAACATTTAGACTTAAATACCAAGGTTTTTAAGAAGATGGGAGGACGCTATATTTTTTCTGCCCTTCCTATTGATAATGCAGTAGAAAATCGATTGTCCCTCGATAAGGTATTTGTGTCGAAAACCTCTGCCTGGAAAATTTACCTTTATCGGGCGATGTAG
- a CDS encoding PH domain-containing protein, producing MGFLDGLMGNASEVNAAEVQKEFAKILAPNERIEKAYKLIRDMFIFTNKRLILVDKQGLTGKKVEYHSIPYRNITHFSIETAGHFDLDAELKIWISGNALPLQKQFNKNLNIYELQSVLAEYVLK from the coding sequence ATGGGATTTTTAGATGGACTGATGGGAAACGCTTCTGAGGTAAATGCCGCCGAAGTGCAAAAAGAGTTTGCCAAAATTTTAGCACCTAATGAAAGAATAGAAAAGGCATACAAGCTGATACGCGATATGTTTATTTTTACAAATAAGCGCTTAATTCTCGTAGATAAACAAGGGCTGACGGGAAAAAAGGTCGAATATCATTCCATTCCATATCGAAATATTACTCATTTCAGCATTGAAACAGCCGGACACTTTGATTTGGATGCGGAGTTGAAAATATGGATTTCAGGAAATGCCCTGCCGCTGCAAAAACAGTTTAACAAGAATTTAAATATTTATGAACTTCAAAGCGTTTTAGCAGAATATGTTCTTAAATAA
- a CDS encoding aspartyl-phosphate phosphatase Spo0E family protein produces MEMLKRSLLADIEKTRMEMIQLAQVFGLSNPSVIQCSQKLDLLLNTYNTTSMKF; encoded by the coding sequence ATGGAAATGTTGAAAAGATCATTGCTGGCAGATATCGAGAAAACGAGAATGGAAATGATTCAATTAGCCCAAGTTTTTGGCCTTTCGAATCCATCTGTCATTCAATGCAGCCAAAAACTGGATCTCCTTTTAAATACATACAATACAACCTCAATGAAGTTTTAA
- a CDS encoding potassium channel family protein yields MMDLPNRVYISFLRLPLLVRILFIALLVFLIFGISIHFLEPETFPSVFDGIWWAIITASTVGYGDYVPKSLLGRMTALVLILFGVAFVSSYFGTLAAAAVTKQDALSEGKIPFKGTSRHIIIVGWNERSKELISKLINTNNPQMIVLIDETLETNPVKSRFVHFIQGKAHVDETIMKSDIESAEKVLITADRGNDELQADMNSILTLLTIKGICPSVKCIVEILTSEQFINAVRAGADEVIQSNKLTSVFMVNSLHSNGDGLLSDVVSQLEEKRLSLIALQETDIGKSFREIHDNLLLSGYLLIGIKRGEETLLHPPHALDILADDQLIAFK; encoded by the coding sequence ATGATGGATTTGCCAAATAGAGTTTATATCAGTTTCCTAAGATTGCCGCTTCTAGTCCGGATTCTTTTCATCGCACTTCTTGTATTTCTTATTTTCGGTATTTCTATACATTTTTTGGAACCGGAAACATTTCCTTCGGTTTTTGATGGTATTTGGTGGGCCATAATTACAGCTTCCACGGTTGGCTATGGCGATTATGTGCCTAAATCTCTATTAGGAAGAATGACAGCTCTAGTTTTAATTTTGTTTGGGGTTGCTTTTGTTTCCTCATACTTTGGAACATTAGCCGCAGCAGCAGTCACGAAGCAGGATGCTCTGTCTGAAGGGAAAATTCCTTTTAAAGGAACTAGCCGGCATATCATTATTGTCGGCTGGAATGAACGGTCAAAAGAATTAATTAGCAAGCTTATTAATACGAATAACCCGCAAATGATTGTCCTGATAGATGAAACCCTTGAAACAAACCCTGTAAAGTCCCGGTTTGTTCATTTTATTCAAGGAAAAGCACATGTGGATGAAACGATTATGAAAAGCGATATAGAATCTGCCGAGAAGGTACTAATTACCGCTGACCGCGGAAATGACGAGCTGCAGGCAGACATGAATAGCATACTTACACTGCTGACTATTAAAGGGATCTGTCCAAGTGTAAAATGTATTGTGGAAATTCTCACCTCAGAACAGTTCATCAATGCCGTAAGGGCAGGTGCAGACGAGGTCATTCAATCCAATAAGCTGACAAGTGTATTTATGGTCAATAGCCTGCATTCAAACGGTGACGGTCTTTTATCGGATGTTGTTAGCCAGCTTGAGGAAAAGAGGTTATCACTCATTGCGCTTCAAGAAACTGACATCGGGAAAAGCTTCCGAGAAATCCATGATAACTTGCTTTTAAGCGGTTATCTATTGATTGGTATAAAAAGAGGAGAGGAAACCTTGCTTCATCCTCCCCACGCGCTTGACATTCTAGCCGATGATCAGCTGATCGCTTTTAAGTAA
- a CDS encoding YugN-like family protein, producing the protein MIDIPSKIEGMKFDLFKLEQKLKPIGFSIGGNWDYDHGCFDYKLNDQEGYQFLRLPFTAVEGELDVRDCTVELGRPFLLSHVYEPGIDEEGKTGAISGSFNQFQEPIDKDGNFPSHEVDRGKSLVERIETILLT; encoded by the coding sequence GTGATTGATATACCGTCAAAGATAGAAGGTATGAAATTTGATTTATTTAAGCTTGAACAAAAATTAAAACCAATCGGTTTTTCGATTGGCGGAAATTGGGATTATGATCACGGGTGTTTTGATTATAAGCTGAATGACCAAGAAGGCTATCAATTTTTAAGGCTGCCTTTTACCGCAGTCGAAGGCGAACTTGATGTTAGAGACTGTACAGTGGAGCTAGGACGACCATTTCTCCTGTCGCATGTATATGAGCCGGGAATTGATGAAGAAGGAAAGACAGGCGCAATTTCTGGAAGCTTCAATCAGTTTCAAGAGCCGATTGATAAGGATGGAAACTTCCCCAGCCACGAAGTTGACAGGGGAAAGTCACTGGTAGAACGTATAGAGACAATACTGCTTACTTAA
- a CDS encoding iron-containing alcohol dehydrogenase produces the protein MDNFIFQNPTKLIFGKDQLEQLKNEVPKYGKKILLVYGGGSIKRSGLYQKVTGILEELGAQVFELPGVEPNPRITTARKGVEICKQEGIEFLLAVGGGSVIDCTKLIAAGAKYDGDPWDLVIKKAIAQDALPFGTVLTLAATGSEMNSGSVITNWETNEKYGWGSPVTFPKFSILDPVHTFTVPKNQTIYGIVDMMSHTLEHYFHLADHTEYQDRMCESLLITVMETAPKLLNELENYEYRATILYCGTMALNGIINMGYRGDWATHNLEHAVSAVYDIPHGGGLAILFPNWMKHNLHVKPERFKQLAVRVFGVNPEGKSAEEVGLEGIQKLREYWNSIGAPSRLADYQIDDSKMELMADRAMENGEFGNFAKLNRDDCLAIYRASL, from the coding sequence ATGGATAATTTTATCTTTCAAAACCCAACAAAATTGATTTTTGGAAAAGACCAGCTTGAACAACTTAAGAATGAAGTACCAAAATACGGAAAAAAAATCTTGCTCGTCTATGGAGGCGGCAGTATTAAACGAAGCGGTCTCTATCAAAAGGTGACAGGCATTTTAGAAGAGCTTGGAGCACAAGTATTTGAATTGCCGGGAGTTGAACCGAACCCACGTATTACCACTGCACGTAAAGGTGTAGAAATATGCAAACAAGAAGGAATTGAATTTTTGCTGGCTGTTGGCGGAGGAAGTGTCATTGACTGTACAAAATTAATTGCTGCCGGAGCGAAATATGATGGAGATCCTTGGGATCTTGTTATTAAAAAGGCGATAGCACAAGACGCTCTTCCATTTGGAACCGTTTTAACACTTGCGGCCACTGGATCGGAAATGAACTCCGGATCCGTTATTACCAATTGGGAAACGAATGAAAAATATGGCTGGGGAAGCCCTGTAACCTTTCCGAAATTTTCAATCTTGGACCCTGTACATACCTTTACGGTTCCAAAAAATCAAACCATTTATGGAATTGTAGATATGATGTCACATACACTTGAACACTATTTCCATCTGGCAGATCATACGGAATATCAAGACCGGATGTGTGAATCATTATTAATTACTGTCATGGAGACAGCACCAAAATTGCTAAATGAACTGGAAAACTATGAATACCGTGCCACTATTCTTTACTGTGGAACAATGGCATTAAACGGCATTATTAACATGGGTTATCGAGGAGATTGGGCAACACATAATCTCGAGCATGCCGTTTCTGCTGTTTATGACATCCCGCATGGCGGCGGTCTTGCAATCCTGTTCCCAAATTGGATGAAGCATAACCTTCATGTCAAACCGGAGCGCTTTAAACAACTTGCTGTTCGGGTGTTTGGAGTCAATCCAGAAGGAAAAAGCGCTGAAGAGGTAGGTTTGGAAGGTATTCAAAAACTTCGCGAATATTGGAACAGTATCGGTGCTCCTTCGCGCTTGGCTGATTATCAAATCGATGACAGCAAGATGGAATTAATGGCAGATCGAGCGATGGAAAACGGCGAGTTTGGAAATTTCGCCAAATTAAATCGTGACGATTGTTTAGCCATATATCGTGCTTCCTTATAA
- a CDS encoding helix-turn-helix domain-containing protein — protein sequence MSSIGQTIKSAREYRNLTQEELAQKMRMGTNTIEKYESGEQVPSNQTLLKLSSVLDIPASELLKLQEFHTTSPTDF from the coding sequence ATGAGTTCAATCGGTCAAACCATTAAGTCTGCTCGTGAATATCGTAATCTTACGCAAGAGGAACTGGCACAAAAAATGAGGATGGGCACAAACACGATTGAGAAATATGAATCTGGGGAGCAAGTTCCAAGTAATCAAACACTGTTAAAACTTTCTTCCGTCCTGGATATCCCTGCTTCAGAGCTTTTAAAACTGCAAGAATTTCATACAACCTCGCCAACCGACTTTTAA
- a CDS encoding LysE family translocator, protein MNVFLSYILLGLSLAAPIGPINAAQIDRGIRNGFMHSWFIGIGAVVADGIYMLIVYIGVVRYLETDFMQTFLWLFGCFVLIYTGVETIMKSGQIHLENTRSSEPLIKSFFSGFFMSISNPLTILFWLGIYGSVLAKTAASYESSQLIIYSSAIFIGLLIWDVTMAGVSSSFRTYLTSKLLVTISLLSGASLIGFGVYFGFQAWQNLF, encoded by the coding sequence ATGAATGTATTTTTGAGTTATATTCTTTTAGGGCTTTCGCTTGCTGCTCCGATCGGTCCTATCAACGCTGCGCAAATTGACAGGGGAATTCGTAATGGCTTTATGCATTCCTGGTTCATCGGAATAGGAGCTGTAGTGGCGGATGGAATTTATATGCTAATCGTTTACATAGGTGTTGTACGATATCTTGAAACGGACTTTATGCAGACATTCCTATGGTTGTTCGGTTGTTTTGTGCTTATATATACGGGTGTTGAAACCATCATGAAGTCCGGTCAGATTCATTTGGAGAATACAAGAAGCAGTGAGCCATTAATAAAATCATTCTTCTCAGGATTTTTCATGTCGATCTCTAATCCGCTGACAATCCTTTTTTGGCTGGGCATCTACGGCTCTGTTCTTGCTAAAACAGCGGCTTCCTATGAGAGCAGTCAATTAATTATCTATTCCAGCGCAATTTTTATTGGATTGTTAATCTGGGATGTCACAATGGCGGGGGTTTCCAGCAGCTTCCGTACCTATTTGACCTCCAAGCTTCTTGTAACCATCTCACTTCTATCGGGTGCTTCATTGATTGGATTTGGAGTATATTTTGGATTTCAGGCTTGGCAGAATTTATTTTAA
- a CDS encoding DUF1871 family protein encodes MRKEVQTHLKFVDLLNEWDPFHLKTDGYETEIADVIQAVYELDDLVALAERIQEIYEFSFEQKIPMESCLLIAKELLLVKAEDSCTI; translated from the coding sequence ATGAGAAAAGAGGTTCAAACCCATTTAAAATTTGTTGACCTGTTAAACGAATGGGATCCCTTCCATTTGAAAACGGACGGCTATGAAACGGAAATTGCCGATGTCATTCAAGCCGTTTATGAATTAGATGACTTAGTTGCTCTTGCTGAAAGAATTCAAGAAATATATGAGTTTTCATTCGAACAGAAAATTCCAATGGAAAGCTGTTTGCTAATAGCGAAGGAATTATTATTAGTGAAAGCGGAAGATTCTTGCACTATATAA
- a CDS encoding glucose-6-phosphate isomerase, whose protein sequence is MTHVRFDYSKALSFFGEHELTYLRDAVKVAHHSLHEKTGAGNDFLGWIDLPTNYDKEEFSRIQKAAEKIKADSDILLVIGIGGSYLGARAAIEMLQHSFYNALPKEKRSTPQIIFVGNNISSSYMSDVIDLLDGKDFSVNVISKSGTTTEPAIAFRIFRKLLEEKYGVEEARKRIYATTDKARGALKTLSNEEGYETFVIPDDVGGRYSVLTAVGLLPIAVSGANIEKMMEGAAQAQNDFSHSELEDNQAYQYAAVRNVLYNKGKTIEMLINYEPNLQYFSEWWKQLFGESEGKDQKGIYPSSANFSTDLHSLGQYVQEGRRDLFETVIKVEKPRHEMTIEKEENDLDGLNYLAGKTVDFVNNKAFEGTMLAHTDGGVPNLIVTIPTLDEYTFGYLVYFFEKACAMSGYLLGVNPFDQPGVEAYKVNMFALLGKPGYEEKKAELEKRL, encoded by the coding sequence ATGACACATGTTCGTTTTGATTATTCAAAAGCACTTAGCTTCTTTGGTGAACACGAACTTACATACTTAAGGGATGCAGTAAAAGTTGCCCATCATTCACTTCATGAAAAAACAGGTGCTGGCAATGACTTTTTAGGCTGGATAGACCTTCCAACCAATTACGATAAGGAAGAGTTTTCCCGTATTCAAAAAGCCGCTGAAAAAATAAAAGCGGATTCAGATATTCTCCTTGTCATCGGGATTGGCGGTTCTTACCTTGGGGCAAGAGCTGCGATCGAAATGTTACAGCATTCTTTCTACAATGCCCTTCCGAAAGAAAAACGCAGCACACCGCAAATTATTTTTGTCGGAAATAACATTAGTTCCAGTTATATGAGCGATGTTATAGATCTTCTTGATGGAAAAGACTTTTCCGTAAACGTGATTTCCAAATCAGGTACAACTACTGAACCAGCAATTGCTTTCCGGATTTTCCGTAAACTTCTTGAAGAGAAATATGGTGTAGAAGAAGCGCGCAAACGTATCTATGCGACAACAGACAAAGCGAGAGGTGCACTGAAGACCCTTTCCAATGAAGAAGGCTATGAAACATTTGTGATTCCGGATGATGTCGGAGGTCGTTACTCTGTTTTAACAGCTGTTGGATTACTGCCAATTGCCGTGAGCGGTGCCAATATTGAAAAGATGATGGAAGGTGCAGCACAAGCTCAAAATGATTTCAGTCATTCCGAGCTTGAAGATAATCAGGCCTACCAATATGCTGCTGTTCGCAACGTCCTTTACAATAAAGGAAAAACGATCGAAATGTTGATTAACTATGAGCCAAACCTTCAATACTTCTCTGAATGGTGGAAACAGCTTTTTGGCGAATCAGAAGGTAAGGATCAAAAAGGAATCTATCCTTCATCTGCAAACTTCTCAACCGACTTGCATTCGCTTGGTCAATATGTACAAGAAGGCCGCCGCGACTTATTCGAAACTGTAATTAAAGTAGAAAAGCCGCGTCATGAGATGACAATTGAAAAAGAAGAAAATGATTTGGACGGTCTAAATTATCTGGCTGGAAAAACAGTTGATTTTGTCAACAACAAAGCGTTCGAAGGGACTATGCTGGCTCATACTGATGGTGGTGTGCCAAACCTCATTGTGACCATTCCAACTTTGGACGAGTATACATTCGGTTATCTTGTGTATTTCTTTGAAAAGGCATGTGCCATGAGCGGATACCTGCTTGGGGTTAATCCATTTGATCAGCCTGGTGTAGAAGCATACAAGGTTAACATGTTTGCTTTATTAGGTAAACCAGGATACGAAGAGAAAAAAGCAGAACTAGAAAAACGTTTATAA
- a CDS encoding ornithine--oxo-acid transaminase: MTSNVQTKELIEKTEKYGARNYHPLPIVVTRAERIWVEDPEGNKYMDMLSAYSAVNQGHRHPKIIQALKDQADRVTLTSRAFHNDQLGSWYEKICQLTNKEMALPMNTGAEAVETAFKAARRWGYEVKGIAENQAEIIGCIGNFHGRTMTAVSLSSEEEYKRGFGPMLPGIKLVPYGDFEALKAAITPNTAAFLIEPIQGEAGIIIPPEGFMKAAFDLCKQNNVLFIADEIQAGLGRTGKMFACEWEGIEPDMYILGKALGGGVFPISCVVANKDILSVFNPGSHGSTFGGNPMACAVSIAALDVLQEENLAQKSLELGEYFITKLKEINNPIIKEVRGRGLFIGVELTVPARKYCEELMEYGLLCKETHDMVIRFAPPLVITKEELDWALERIQKVLG, from the coding sequence ATGACATCAAATGTTCAAACTAAAGAACTAATTGAAAAAACAGAGAAGTACGGCGCTCGTAATTACCATCCTCTTCCAATTGTTGTGACTCGTGCCGAAAGAATTTGGGTAGAAGATCCGGAAGGCAATAAATATATGGATATGCTAAGTGCTTACTCTGCTGTCAATCAAGGGCATCGCCATCCAAAAATCATTCAAGCTTTAAAGGATCAGGCGGACAGAGTGACGCTGACATCTCGCGCTTTTCATAATGATCAACTGGGATCATGGTACGAGAAAATTTGCCAATTAACCAATAAAGAAATGGCACTTCCCATGAATACCGGTGCTGAAGCAGTGGAAACGGCGTTTAAGGCGGCACGCAGGTGGGGCTACGAGGTAAAAGGCATTGCTGAAAATCAAGCAGAAATCATTGGCTGTATAGGCAACTTTCACGGCCGTACAATGACGGCCGTCTCATTATCCTCTGAAGAAGAGTATAAACGGGGATTTGGGCCCATGTTGCCTGGAATTAAGCTTGTACCGTATGGGGATTTTGAAGCTTTAAAAGCGGCGATTACCCCTAATACAGCTGCATTCTTAATTGAACCTATTCAAGGTGAAGCAGGAATTATCATACCACCTGAAGGCTTTATGAAAGCGGCGTTTGATCTATGCAAGCAAAATAATGTTTTATTTATTGCGGATGAGATTCAAGCTGGTTTAGGACGTACTGGAAAAATGTTTGCCTGTGAATGGGAAGGTATAGAGCCAGATATGTATATTCTTGGGAAGGCATTAGGTGGTGGAGTTTTTCCAATTTCCTGTGTCGTCGCTAATAAAGACATTTTGAGCGTATTTAACCCTGGATCGCATGGTTCAACCTTTGGCGGTAACCCAATGGCCTGTGCTGTATCTATTGCAGCCCTGGATGTACTGCAGGAAGAGAATCTTGCACAAAAGTCATTGGAGCTTGGAGAATATTTTATCACTAAGTTAAAAGAAATTAATAACCCTATTATTAAAGAAGTCCGCGGACGCGGATTGTTTATCGGAGTAGAACTAACGGTACCAGCAAGAAAATATTGCGAAGAATTAATGGAGTATGGGTTATTATGCAAAGAAACCCACGATATGGTTATTCGCTTTGCACCTCCGCTGGTCATTACGAAAGAAGAACTCGACTGGGCACTCGAACGGATTCAGAAAGTCCTTGGATGA
- the yugI gene encoding S1 domain-containing post-transcriptional regulator GSP13: MAGKIETGSIITGKVTGIQPYGAFVALDENTQGLVHISEITHGFVKDINDHLKVGDEIKVKVLSVDEEAGKIGLSVKATEEPPAQQQVIRAKKPRRRQAAAIISEGDEGQQGFNTLKEKLQEWIDQSQREDLIRK; encoded by the coding sequence ATGGCAGGAAAAATCGAAACGGGCAGTATTATAACAGGTAAAGTGACAGGTATTCAACCTTATGGAGCTTTTGTTGCATTGGATGAAAATACACAAGGCCTCGTTCATATCTCAGAAATAACTCATGGCTTCGTAAAAGACATCAACGATCACCTGAAGGTTGGGGACGAAATTAAGGTAAAGGTACTATCAGTTGATGAAGAGGCTGGGAAAATTGGCCTTTCCGTTAAGGCTACTGAAGAGCCTCCGGCACAACAGCAGGTTATTCGTGCGAAAAAGCCGCGCAGACGTCAAGCGGCTGCGATTATCTCAGAAGGTGATGAAGGTCAGCAAGGTTTTAATACGTTAAAAGAGAAACTTCAAGAATGGATCGATCAGTCACAACGTGAAGATTTAATTAGAAAATAG